One Paraburkholderia phytofirmans OLGA172 genomic window carries:
- a CDS encoding multidrug efflux RND transporter permease subunit, which produces MPFFFIDRPVFAWIVALAIVVAGALAIPLLPVAQYPRLAPPRIVISATYPGAATEVVDANVGSIIEESLDGADNMLYYETTSDNLGDLEIDATFAPGTNPDLALVDIQNRLKQVEPRLPQQVVQQGISVFKAANTFLMLVALTSTDGSRDSVQLSDYLSRYVLRELKRAPGVGAAELWDADEALRIWLDPMKLREYGLGAAEVNAAIAAQNATVTAGTLGDAPFVPGQQLTASVSVKGQLISPAEFGQIVLKALPDGSAVRLRDVARVELGRDNYSFYSRLNGKAAATVGIQLGPRGNALETSNAIRARLAELSKSLPSGVSIEIPFDNAHFVKIAIREVLVTLVEAVVLVFFVMWLFLRDLRYTLVPTVVIPVTLMGAFLAMYACGLSINVFTMFGLVLAIGILVDDAIVVVESVHRVMEEEGLPPREATRKAMSQIGGAIVGVTAVLTAVFVPMAFFPGGVGGIYRQFAVAMIASMLVSSFMALSLTPALCANLLKAHKHPVSRRDARRGLLGFAARAASRFMSGFDRAASGYRGLTARTLRRIGPMLAIYAVLVGVCAALYWQMPGGFLPSEDEGQLQVMVQLPAGATQERTLAVVQRMEKILHAEPAIAHVTSVIGWSFTGSGQNVAMGFVELKDWGKRDTDAMALRDRLNEKFDKILDGDVEAQLPPSVPGLGHSDGFVFRLEDRGGVGLDALKAAREQLFAQAKASPVLASVHSEDLPDAPRVELIIDRAKAYALGVPFDRIADVLGSTFGSTYIDDFPAGGRMRRVMIAADAATRMTENDLMALAVPNSTGGMVPLSAIASLHWSIGPVMLSRYNGYPSLDVSGHAAPGYSSGAAMAEMERLAASLPVGVSYDWVDAAREETAAAQLTPLLIGLSLLAVFMALAALYESWTIPLAVLMVVPLGVIGAVAAVLLRGMPNDVYFKVGMITVIGLAAKNAILIVQFARDLYRQGLPLTRAVTEAAAARFRPIVMTSAAFLLGVVPLVVSSGAGAESRRSIGTGVFGGVLAATLFGLVFAPVAFHAVASLTYSRRRLAELRRKRCARSSAEVAG; this is translated from the coding sequence GTGCCATTTTTTTTCATCGACCGCCCGGTCTTCGCATGGATTGTTGCGCTCGCCATTGTCGTGGCGGGCGCGCTCGCCATTCCGCTACTGCCGGTGGCGCAGTATCCGCGTCTTGCGCCGCCGCGCATCGTGATCAGCGCCACGTATCCGGGAGCCGCGACGGAAGTGGTCGATGCCAACGTCGGCAGCATTATCGAGGAGAGTCTCGATGGCGCCGACAATATGCTGTACTACGAAACGACCAGCGACAACCTCGGCGATCTCGAGATCGACGCGACCTTTGCACCGGGCACCAATCCGGATCTTGCTCTGGTCGACATCCAGAACCGTCTCAAGCAGGTCGAGCCGCGCTTGCCGCAACAGGTCGTGCAGCAGGGCATCAGCGTATTCAAGGCGGCCAACACGTTCCTGATGCTGGTCGCGCTCACTTCCACGGATGGCTCGCGCGATTCCGTGCAATTGAGCGATTACCTGAGCCGCTACGTATTGCGCGAACTGAAACGCGCGCCGGGCGTGGGCGCGGCGGAGTTGTGGGACGCCGACGAAGCGCTGCGCATCTGGCTCGATCCGATGAAGCTGCGCGAGTACGGCCTCGGCGCCGCCGAAGTGAACGCCGCGATCGCCGCGCAGAACGCCACGGTAACGGCCGGTACGCTGGGCGACGCGCCATTCGTTCCAGGGCAGCAATTGACGGCCTCGGTGAGCGTGAAGGGACAACTGATCTCGCCTGCCGAGTTCGGACAGATTGTGCTGAAGGCGCTGCCCGACGGCTCGGCGGTGCGCTTGCGAGACGTCGCGCGGGTCGAACTTGGACGCGACAATTATTCGTTCTATTCACGTCTGAACGGTAAAGCGGCGGCGACCGTCGGCATTCAACTCGGTCCGCGCGGCAATGCGCTCGAAACGTCGAATGCGATTCGCGCGCGACTCGCCGAGCTATCGAAAAGCTTGCCATCCGGTGTCTCCATCGAAATTCCGTTCGACAACGCGCATTTCGTGAAGATTGCCATTCGTGAAGTGCTCGTCACGCTGGTGGAAGCGGTGGTGCTGGTGTTCTTCGTGATGTGGCTGTTCCTGCGCGATCTACGCTATACGCTGGTGCCGACGGTGGTGATTCCCGTCACGCTGATGGGCGCGTTTCTCGCGATGTACGCCTGCGGCCTGTCGATCAACGTGTTCACGATGTTTGGCCTTGTGCTCGCAATCGGCATTCTCGTCGACGATGCGATCGTGGTGGTGGAAAGCGTGCATCGCGTGATGGAAGAAGAAGGCCTGCCGCCGCGTGAGGCCACCCGTAAAGCGATGTCGCAAATCGGCGGTGCGATCGTCGGCGTGACCGCGGTGCTGACGGCCGTGTTCGTGCCGATGGCGTTTTTCCCGGGTGGTGTCGGCGGTATTTACCGGCAATTCGCAGTGGCGATGATCGCGTCGATGCTGGTGTCGTCGTTCATGGCTTTGTCGTTGACGCCCGCATTGTGCGCGAATCTGCTGAAAGCGCATAAGCACCCGGTGAGTCGACGCGATGCCCGCCGCGGCCTGCTCGGCTTCGCGGCGCGGGCGGCGAGCCGGTTCATGTCCGGTTTCGATCGGGCCGCAAGCGGCTATCGCGGGCTGACCGCGCGTACGCTGCGCCGTATCGGACCGATGCTGGCAATCTATGCTGTACTGGTCGGTGTGTGCGCCGCGCTCTACTGGCAAATGCCTGGTGGATTTTTGCCGAGCGAAGACGAAGGCCAGTTGCAGGTGATGGTGCAATTGCCGGCTGGCGCGACGCAGGAGCGCACGCTCGCGGTGGTCCAGCGGATGGAAAAAATCCTGCACGCCGAACCCGCGATTGCGCACGTCACCAGTGTGATCGGCTGGAGTTTTACCGGCAGCGGTCAGAACGTGGCGATGGGCTTCGTCGAACTGAAAGACTGGGGCAAGCGCGACACCGATGCGATGGCGTTGCGCGACCGGCTCAACGAAAAGTTCGACAAGATTCTCGACGGTGACGTGGAGGCGCAATTGCCACCTTCCGTGCCGGGACTCGGGCATTCGGACGGTTTCGTGTTCCGGCTCGAAGATCGCGGCGGAGTCGGACTGGACGCGTTGAAGGCGGCGCGCGAGCAACTGTTCGCGCAGGCCAAGGCGAGCCCGGTGCTCGCCTCGGTGCATTCGGAAGATCTGCCGGATGCGCCGCGCGTCGAACTCATCATCGACCGCGCGAAAGCGTACGCGCTCGGCGTGCCGTTCGACCGCATCGCCGATGTGCTGGGCAGCACCTTCGGCTCGACGTATATCGACGACTTCCCCGCCGGTGGCCGGATGCGCCGCGTGATGATCGCCGCCGACGCCGCCACGCGGATGACCGAGAACGATCTGATGGCGCTCGCCGTGCCGAACTCAACCGGCGGCATGGTGCCGCTATCGGCGATCGCGTCGCTCCATTGGTCGATCGGTCCGGTGATGCTGAGCCGCTACAACGGCTATCCGTCACTCGACGTGAGCGGCCACGCGGCACCCGGCTACAGTTCGGGCGCGGCGATGGCGGAGATGGAGCGGCTCGCCGCTTCGCTGCCGGTCGGTGTCTCGTACGACTGGGTCGACGCGGCGCGCGAAGAAACCGCGGCGGCACAGCTCACCCCGTTGCTGATCGGCTTGTCGCTGCTGGCCGTGTTCATGGCGCTGGCGGCCTTGTACGAAAGCTGGACGATCCCGCTTGCCGTGCTGATGGTCGTGCCGCTCGGCGTGATCGGCGCAGTCGCCGCGGTGCTGCTGCGCGGTATGCCAAACGACGTGTACTTCAAGGTCGGCATGATTACCGTTATCGGCCTCGCGGCGAAGAACGCGATTCTGATCGTACAGTTCGCACGCGATCTATATCGCCAGGGCCTGCCATTGACGCGCGCCGTGACCGAAGCGGCCGCCGCGCGCTTCCGGCCGATCGTGATGACCTCGGCGGCGTTTCTGCTCGGCGTCGTGCCGTTGGTGGTGTCGAGCGGTGCGGGTGCCGAGAGCCGCCGCTCGATCGGCACCGGTGTGTTCGGCGGGGTGCTGGCGGCCACGCTGTTCGGTCTCGTGTTCGCGCCGGTCGCGTTTCATGCGGTCGCCTCTCTAACGTATAGCAGGCGGCGGCTCGCCGAGCTGCGCCGCAAGCGGTGCGCGCGTAGTTCGGCTGAAGTTGCCGGCTGA
- a CDS encoding NAD(P)/FAD-dependent oxidoreductase — translation MATGRYDTDVVIVGGGPAGSAAAIACTARALRVRLFEREGFTRERPGETLHPGIEPVLEQLGIGSARLASVTGARYEGIWIDWNGARRFELFGQDVQGAWRGFQVQRSAFDAMLLARAAEAGALVRQPCAVSGLLMRDGVVRGVVAGGEPVTAHVVVDASGCTQWLRRQLGIDAASRSPQLIARYGYANGTCPQRDAAPQMNGDASGWIWTAMIRPGTYQWTRVSLNGEKVSADWMPDELRHLAPQGPSRGADVTWRIAGDVARPGWFMVGDAAAVLDPTSSHGVLKAILSGVTAAHLIAAVLADKASADDAAHAYHDWLEDWFNTDAAQLAHFYRELGVSGFG, via the coding sequence ATGGCGACTGGACGATACGATACCGATGTAGTGATCGTTGGCGGTGGCCCGGCCGGCAGTGCGGCTGCGATTGCCTGCACGGCTCGCGCGCTGCGAGTGCGGCTGTTCGAGCGCGAAGGGTTCACCCGCGAACGTCCGGGCGAGACGTTGCATCCGGGCATCGAGCCAGTACTGGAGCAGTTGGGCATCGGCAGCGCACGGCTCGCGTCGGTGACCGGCGCGCGCTATGAGGGGATCTGGATCGACTGGAACGGCGCACGGCGCTTCGAACTGTTTGGGCAGGACGTGCAAGGCGCATGGCGTGGTTTCCAGGTGCAGCGCAGTGCGTTCGACGCGATGCTGCTGGCGCGCGCCGCCGAAGCGGGTGCGCTCGTGCGCCAGCCTTGCGCGGTCTCGGGACTGCTGATGCGGGATGGCGTGGTGCGCGGCGTCGTCGCGGGCGGCGAACCGGTGACGGCGCACGTCGTGGTTGACGCAAGCGGTTGCACGCAGTGGCTGCGCCGGCAACTGGGGATCGACGCCGCATCACGCTCGCCGCAACTGATCGCGCGTTATGGCTATGCGAACGGAACGTGTCCGCAACGCGACGCCGCGCCGCAGATGAACGGTGATGCATCGGGTTGGATATGGACCGCGATGATCCGGCCGGGTACGTATCAATGGACCCGAGTGTCCTTGAACGGCGAGAAGGTTTCCGCGGACTGGATGCCCGACGAATTGCGCCATCTCGCACCACAAGGGCCATCGCGCGGCGCCGACGTCACCTGGCGGATCGCGGGCGACGTTGCGCGTCCGGGCTGGTTCATGGTCGGCGATGCCGCCGCCGTGCTCGACCCCACCTCGTCGCATGGCGTGCTGAAGGCGATCTTGTCAGGCGTGACGGCAGCGCATCTGATCGCCGCCGTGCTTGCCGACAAGGCCTCGGCGGACGATGCCGCGCATGCCTATCACGACTGGCTTGAGGACTGGTTCAACACCGATGCCGCGCAATTGGCGCACTTTTACCGCGAGCTCGGCGTGAGCGGTTTTGGCTAG
- a CDS encoding GlxA family transcriptional regulator, with amino-acid sequence MPHMHLDTARITWLHTPTLNVRSAARRIGVLLFDGFWLLGPGTVVEMFQTANELSGSRAGEEPPYQVQFLSMDGGSVASSSSARIWTDRIDTRYGSGFDVLFIAGGYGAHEAALDEPLLGWLRSVQTRTRAIETIGEGRLVLEAAGRAEHDGLQVNRYLGSPTADAARSAADDRNDCARSALMFIKRDLGAELARSVADRVMPGMAANWVPLPAEGGTLSVAEKIRAAARWMEANCDRPVSVADAAQVAAMSERNFLRRFKHEMQVTPSDYLLQVRLRIACNFLTETELPVDKIARRSGTGNGDRLAKIFRKRMALSPTEYRARSRVASEA; translated from the coding sequence ATGCCGCACATGCATCTGGATACTGCGAGGATTACCTGGTTACATACGCCGACGCTGAACGTGCGTAGTGCAGCGCGGCGAATCGGCGTGTTGCTGTTTGACGGCTTCTGGCTGCTCGGGCCTGGCACGGTGGTCGAGATGTTCCAGACCGCCAACGAACTTTCGGGCTCGCGGGCCGGCGAAGAGCCGCCGTATCAAGTTCAGTTTCTGTCGATGGACGGCGGCAGCGTCGCGAGTTCTTCGTCGGCGCGAATCTGGACTGACCGTATCGACACACGTTACGGCAGCGGCTTCGACGTGCTGTTCATCGCAGGCGGCTACGGCGCACACGAGGCCGCGCTGGACGAACCGCTGCTGGGCTGGCTGCGATCGGTGCAAACGCGTACCCGTGCGATCGAGACGATCGGCGAGGGCCGTCTCGTCCTGGAAGCCGCGGGTCGCGCGGAGCACGACGGCCTTCAGGTGAACCGCTATCTGGGCAGCCCCACGGCCGATGCCGCGCGCAGCGCCGCCGACGATCGTAACGACTGTGCGCGCAGTGCGCTGATGTTCATCAAGCGCGACCTCGGCGCGGAACTCGCGCGCAGCGTCGCGGATCGGGTCATGCCGGGCATGGCCGCCAACTGGGTGCCGCTGCCGGCTGAAGGCGGCACACTCAGCGTGGCCGAGAAAATCCGTGCCGCCGCGCGCTGGATGGAGGCGAATTGCGATCGTCCGGTGTCGGTTGCCGACGCCGCGCAGGTGGCCGCGATGAGCGAGCGCAACTTTCTGCGCCGCTTCAAGCATGAAATGCAGGTCACGCCTTCTGACTATCTGCTGCAGGTGCGGCTGCGTATAGCCTGCAACTTTCTGACCGAAACCGAATTGCCGGTCGACAAGATCGCGCGCCGCAGCGGCACTGGCAACGGCGATCGGCTCGCGAAGATATTCCGCAAACGCATGGCGCTCTCGCCTACCGAATATCGCGCGCGCAGCCGGGTGGCGAGCGAGGCGTAA
- the rfbC gene encoding dTDP-4-dehydrorhamnose 3,5-epimerase: MGNKVMATALPEVKLIEPEVFCDEFGFCFESFSADEFADDVSQGFNFVQDRHSRAVRGVLRGLHYQVQRPQGRLVRVVAGEVFDVAVDVRLKSPNFGKWSGTYLSAANRRQVWVPPGFAHGFVVLSDVAECFWKTTDYWFPELERCILWRDPDIGIAWPSDIEPILGAKDAAGRRLYEAENFA, translated from the coding sequence ATGGGCAACAAGGTAATGGCGACGGCATTGCCGGAGGTGAAACTCATCGAGCCCGAGGTGTTTTGCGACGAATTCGGTTTCTGCTTCGAGAGCTTCAGCGCGGATGAGTTTGCCGACGACGTCTCGCAAGGTTTCAACTTCGTGCAAGACCGTCATTCGCGGGCGGTGCGTGGTGTGTTGCGTGGGCTGCACTATCAGGTGCAGCGTCCGCAAGGCCGCCTCGTACGGGTGGTGGCGGGAGAAGTGTTCGACGTCGCCGTGGATGTGCGGCTCAAATCGCCGAACTTCGGCAAGTGGAGTGGCACCTATCTGAGCGCGGCCAATCGGCGGCAGGTGTGGGTGCCGCCGGGCTTCGCGCACGGTTTCGTCGTGCTGTCCGACGTTGCCGAATGCTTTTGGAAGACCACGGACTACTGGTTCCCCGAACTCGAGCGCTGCATCTTGTGGCGCGATCCTGATATCGGCATCGCGTGGCCCAGCGACATCGAGCCAATCCTCGGCGCGAAGGACGCAGCGGGCCGGCGTCTCTACGAAGCGGAAAATTTTGCCTGA
- a CDS encoding DUF1328 domain-containing protein: protein MLRYAVIFFIIAIIAAVFGFGGIAAGATEIAKVLFFIFVVIFLVTLLMGVMRR from the coding sequence ATGCTTCGATACGCTGTAATCTTCTTTATCATCGCGATCATCGCCGCGGTATTCGGCTTTGGCGGCATCGCCGCAGGCGCAACGGAAATCGCCAAGGTCCTGTTCTTCATCTTCGTGGTGATCTTCCTCGTCACCCTGCTGATGGGCGTGATGCGACGCTGA